In the genome of Afipia felis ATCC 53690, the window CTCACCGGCCCGGAAGAATTCGGCGGTCAGGGTCTGCCGATCGTGCTGCACGCCGCCTGCAGCGACATCTGGAGCGCGGCGAACATGGCGTTCGGGTTGTGCCCGCTGCTCACGGCGGGCGCGATCGAGGCCATCTGCGTCCACGGTGCTGACGATCTCAAGCAAACCTATCTCGCGAAACTCGTTTCGGGCGAGTGGACCGGCACCATGCAACTCACCGAACCGCAGGCCGGGTCCGATGTCGGTGCGCTGCGCACCCGCGCAGAGAAACAATCCGACGGCAGCTATCGGCTCTCTGGCACGAAAATCTTCATCACCTATGGCGACCACGACATGACCGGGAACATTGTGCATCTCGTGCTCGCCCGCCTGCCCGGCGCGCCGGACGGCACCAAGGGAATCTCGCTGTTCGTGGTGCCGAAATTTCTGGTCAACGCGGACGGCACGCTCGGCGCGCGCAACGACATCTATGCCAGCGGCCTCGAACACAAGCTCGGCATTCACGGCTCGCCGACCTGCACCATGACGATGGGCGACAAGGGCGGCGCGGTCGGCTATCTGCTCGGCGAAGAGAACAACGGCATGGCCTGCATGTTCACGATGATGAACCAGGCACGCCTCGGCGTCGGTTTAGAAGGCGTCGGCATCGCGGAGCGCGCCACGCAGCAGGCGCTCGCCTATGCCCATGAGCGCAGGCAGGGCCGTGCGCTCGGCCACAAAAGCGGCGAACCCGATCTCATCGCCGTGTATCCCGACGTAAAGCGCAACCTGCTGACGATGCGCGCCCTCACCGCCGCCGCGCGCACGATCTGTTACGCGACGGCGGTCGCGATCGACGTCTCGCATCAGGCTCAAAACGAAGCGGTGCGCGAGAAAGCCGATGGTCGCGCAGGTCTGCTCACGCCGCTCGCAAAGGCCTTCTCCACCGATATCGCCAACGAGGTCGCGGCGCTCGGCGTGCAGGTGCATGGTGGCGCGGGCTTCATCGAGGAAACGGGTGCCGCGCAATACGTGCGCGATGCCCGCATCCTCACCATTTATGAGGGCACCAACGGCATTCAGGCCAACGATCTCGTGATGCGCAAGCTCGGCGCCGACAAGGGCGCGGCGGTGCGAGACCTGCTCGACGAACTCGGGCAGATCGTCGCACGGGTCGAAGCATCGAACGATCCAACGTTCGGCGCGACCGGCGCAATCCTGCGCGAGGCGCTCGGCTCGGCCGCGCGCGCCAGCGAATGGCTGCTGGAAAGATTGGGCAGCGCGCCGAACGAAGCGCTCGCGGGTGCGACACCTTATCTCCGCTTGCTTTCGCTTGCGACCGGTGGCTGCATGCTCGCGCGCGAAGTGCTCGACGGACGTGCCGATGAGACCCTGCGCGAGCGCGCCTTACGCCGCACGCCGCTCGCGCGTTTCCTTGCCGAGAACCTGGTGGTGCAGGCTCCGGCGCTGGAGCAGGCCATCGTCCGAGGCAGCGGCGCGATCAATGACGCCGATATGACGCTCGCGGATTAGGCAGTTTGCACGATTTTTCCAGACATTTTTCGCCTACGCTCGCGGCATCGATCTCCCCAAATCATTCGGCAAAACCGGCGCTTGCCCATATGGGCCACCGAGCGGATGATATAAGGTAAGATCGAAATAACCGCCCGCCCAAGGCCAAGGATTCGCATGCCCGACCACATCGTTGTCACTGACGAGGAATCGATTCGCATCATCAAGCTGCGGCGGCCGGAAAAAAAGAACGCGCTCACGCAAGGCATGTACGACGCGATGCGTCATGCCATCGACACCGCGCAGAACAATCCGGATATCCGCTGCATGGTGTTCACAGGCGGTGCCGGCGTCTTCACCGCCGGCAATGATCTCGAGGATTTCCAGAAAGCGGGCGCGGGCCAGCCGCGACCGATCAGCGCCGTCAAATTCATGTACTCGCTGGTGCAGAACACCAAGCCTATCGTCGCCGCCGTCGACGGCATCGCGATCGGCATCGGCACAACAATGATGTTCCATTGCGACTATGTGGTCGCGAGCACCGCAGCGTCGTTCTCGACTCCCTTCATTCATCTCGGGCTCGTCCCCGAAGGTGCGTCGAGCCTGCTCGCACCGATGACGATGGGCTATCAGCGCGCGTTTTCAATGCTGCTGATGGGCCGCCCCGTCAGCGCCGAGGACGCCGAACGGGCAGGCTTCGTCAACGACGTCGTCGCGCCCGGCCATGCCGAGGTCGAGGCGCTCAAGGTCGCGCGCGATATCTGCGCGCTGCCCGCCGAGGCGCTGGCGACCTCGCGAAAATTATTGCGGCCGCCGTCGGAAGAACTCTTGCGCCGGATCGATCAGGAGAGTCATCTGTTCGGCGAGCGGCTCTCCTCGCCGGAGGCTGTTGCCGCATTCGCAGCATTTTTCGCGCGTAAATAAACTCAGGTTCGCACCCGCAGGTTTGTACCCGTTCCACTGCAAGGATTGTCCATGTCTACTCTTTTGCTCACGCATACCGCTTCCTCCCTCAATCACAAGGTGAGCGAAGGCCATCCGGAGCGTCCCGACCGCATCCGCGCGATGGAGAAGGCGCTGAGCCAGGACATCTTCAAGCCCTTAGTGCGCGAAGAGGCGCCGATGGGCGACATCGAGACCGTGAAGCTGTGCCACGATGAAAGCTATGTCGACGAAATCCGCGAGATGTCGCCGAAACAGGGCATCGTCTATATCGACGGCGACACCATGATGTCGCCCGGCACCTGGGAAGCAGCAATGCGCGGCGTCGGCGGCGCCAATGCCGGCGTCGATGCTGTCGTCAGCGGCAAGGCACAGAACGTCTTCGTCGGCACCCGCCCCTGCGGTCATCATGCCGAACGCAACCGCGCAATGGGCTTCTGCATCTTCGATCAGGCCGCGATCGCTGCGCGCTATGCGCAGACCAAGCATGGCATCGGCCGCGTCGCCGTGGTCGATTTCGACGTGCACCACGGCAACGGTTCGCAGGACATCTTCTGGGCCGACCCCACCGTGATGTACTGTTCTACGCACCAGATGCCGCTGTTTCCCGGCACAGGCGCAACACAGGAGCGCGGCGAGCACGACACCATCGTCAACGCGCCGATGCATCCGGGCGACGGTGGCACGATATTCCGTCAGGCATTCGAGGGCGTGATCCTGCCGCAGCTTCAGAAATTCTCGCCCGAACTCATCATCATCTCCGCAGGCTTCGACGCGCACTGGCGCGATCCGCTCGCCAACATCCAGCTCGACGAAAAGGATTTCGGGTGGGTGACGAAGAAATTGATGGACGTCGCCGACAAGAGCGCAGGCGGACGAATCGTCTCCGTGCTTGAAGGCGGCTACGATCTGCAGGGTCTGCACGATTCGATCGTCGAGCATGTCAGCGCCCTGATGGGGCACTGAACGCGCCACATTGCGTCCGCAAATCAAACCTACGCTTCCAAGCGCCACAGGATCGACCGGGGAACACTCTATGGCCACCAACACCCAAGCCGACATCAAGACGATGACGTTCGAGCGCGCAATCGAGGAACTCGAAACCATCGTCAAGCGTCTGGAAGACGGCAAGGTGCCGCTGGAAGAATCGGTCGCGATTTACGAGCGTGGCGAAACGCTGAAGCGCCGCTGTGAGGAACTGTTGCGGCTCGCCGAGGCACGCGTGGACAAGATCACCACGGACGCCACCGGCGCGCCCGTGGGCACCGAGCCGCTCGACGTGCGCTGAGCCCCTTTAGGGCGAGCGAAACCCTCCATATTGGCTCCCGCCAGCCGCAGGACCGGCATGCCGCATTGCGCCATTTTCCGGCCTGCGGGCACATTGGCATGACTTTGGAATTGGTATAAAGCCTCGGCACCCACGGCGCGGCCACAGGCCAGACGGCCGTCTCCCTTTATTTTCAGCAAGGCTTGACCGTGTCCCAGACCAGCACGACCCCGTTGCTCGATACCATCCCGACCCCAGACAAACTGCGCGCCTTGACGCCCGAGCAGTTGCCGCAGGTCGCGGACGAACTGCGCCGCGAAATGGTCGATGCCGTGTCCGTCACCGGTGGGCA includes:
- a CDS encoding acyl-CoA dehydrogenase; this encodes MTYRAPVEDILLALNYGAALNEAIRAGHYQNYDPETAGAVIEESGKFASEVLAPLNRVGDEHGATLSDKKVTTSPGWRDAYRGWTEAGWNSLTGPEEFGGQGLPIVLHAACSDIWSAANMAFGLCPLLTAGAIEAICVHGADDLKQTYLAKLVSGEWTGTMQLTEPQAGSDVGALRTRAEKQSDGSYRLSGTKIFITYGDHDMTGNIVHLVLARLPGAPDGTKGISLFVVPKFLVNADGTLGARNDIYASGLEHKLGIHGSPTCTMTMGDKGGAVGYLLGEENNGMACMFTMMNQARLGVGLEGVGIAERATQQALAYAHERRQGRALGHKSGEPDLIAVYPDVKRNLLTMRALTAAARTICYATAVAIDVSHQAQNEAVREKADGRAGLLTPLAKAFSTDIANEVAALGVQVHGGAGFIEETGAAQYVRDARILTIYEGTNGIQANDLVMRKLGADKGAAVRDLLDELGQIVARVEASNDPTFGATGAILREALGSAARASEWLLERLGSAPNEALAGATPYLRLLSLATGGCMLAREVLDGRADETLRERALRRTPLARFLAENLVVQAPALEQAIVRGSGAINDADMTLAD
- a CDS encoding crotonase/enoyl-CoA hydratase family protein, translating into MPDHIVVTDEESIRIIKLRRPEKKNALTQGMYDAMRHAIDTAQNNPDIRCMVFTGGAGVFTAGNDLEDFQKAGAGQPRPISAVKFMYSLVQNTKPIVAAVDGIAIGIGTTMMFHCDYVVASTAASFSTPFIHLGLVPEGASSLLAPMTMGYQRAFSMLLMGRPVSAEDAERAGFVNDVVAPGHAEVEALKVARDICALPAEALATSRKLLRPPSEELLRRIDQESHLFGERLSSPEAVAAFAAFFARK
- a CDS encoding histone deacetylase family protein yields the protein MSTLLLTHTASSLNHKVSEGHPERPDRIRAMEKALSQDIFKPLVREEAPMGDIETVKLCHDESYVDEIREMSPKQGIVYIDGDTMMSPGTWEAAMRGVGGANAGVDAVVSGKAQNVFVGTRPCGHHAERNRAMGFCIFDQAAIAARYAQTKHGIGRVAVVDFDVHHGNGSQDIFWADPTVMYCSTHQMPLFPGTGATQERGEHDTIVNAPMHPGDGGTIFRQAFEGVILPQLQKFSPELIIISAGFDAHWRDPLANIQLDEKDFGWVTKKLMDVADKSAGGRIVSVLEGGYDLQGLHDSIVEHVSALMGH
- a CDS encoding exodeoxyribonuclease VII small subunit — protein: MATNTQADIKTMTFERAIEELETIVKRLEDGKVPLEESVAIYERGETLKRRCEELLRLAEARVDKITTDATGAPVGTEPLDVR